One Peterkaempfera bronchialis DNA window includes the following coding sequences:
- the mtrA gene encoding MtrAB system response regulator MtrA produces MKGRVLVVDDDTALAEMLGIVLRGEGFEPFFVADGDKALAMFRESKPDLVLLDLMLPGRDGIDVCRQIRAESGVPIVMLTAKSDTVDVVVGLESGADDYVIKPFKPKELVARVRARLRRAEEPTPEQLTIGDLVIDVAGHSVKRDGRSIPLTPLEFDLLVALARKPWQVFTREVLLEQVWGYRHAADTRLVNVHVQRLRSKIERDPERPEIVVTVRGVGYKAGPS; encoded by the coding sequence ATGAAGGGACGCGTCCTGGTCGTCGATGACGACACCGCACTGGCCGAGATGCTGGGCATCGTTCTGCGCGGAGAGGGTTTCGAGCCCTTCTTCGTGGCGGACGGGGACAAGGCACTGGCCATGTTCCGGGAGAGCAAGCCCGATCTGGTCCTCCTCGACCTGATGCTGCCCGGTCGCGACGGCATCGACGTCTGCCGGCAGATCCGTGCCGAGTCCGGGGTGCCGATCGTCATGCTCACCGCGAAGAGCGACACCGTGGATGTGGTCGTCGGCCTGGAGTCGGGCGCGGACGACTATGTCATCAAGCCGTTCAAGCCCAAGGAGCTGGTGGCCCGGGTCCGCGCCCGGCTGCGCCGCGCCGAGGAGCCCACGCCCGAGCAGCTCACCATCGGTGACCTGGTGATCGACGTGGCCGGGCACTCGGTGAAGCGGGACGGGCGGTCCATTCCGCTGACCCCGCTGGAGTTCGACCTGCTGGTCGCGCTCGCCCGCAAGCCCTGGCAGGTCTTCACCCGTGAGGTGCTGCTGGAGCAGGTCTGGGGGTACCGGCACGCCGCCGACACCCGGCTGGTCAATGTCCATGTGCAGCGCCTGCGCTCCAAGATCGAGCGGGACCCGGAGCGGCCCGAGATCGTGGTGACCGTGCGCGGCGTCGGTTACAAGGCCGGGCCCAGCTGA